The proteins below are encoded in one region of Candidatus Rokuibacteriota bacterium:
- a CDS encoding ABC transporter permease, producing MNVWASARIALRALRVNKLRSVLTMLGIIIGVGAVITMVAVGAGAQARVGEQIRSLGSNLIIILSGTVTSGGVRLGHGTQLTITEDDAWAIQREIPSVQAAAPSMRGTGQVVYGNLNWSTIVQGVTPEFFEAREWGLVTGKPFTQQDVDGATKVALLGQTVAQNLFGDSDPLDQVIRIRKVPFTVVGILERKGQSTWGQDQDDIILMPLSTAKKKVMGVSQANARAVGAISIKVRDGNVMKETEQQIRDLLRQRHRLQPYQDDDFWLRNLSEVLQTQEESSRVLTMLLAAIASVSLMVGGIGIMNIMLVSVTERTREIGLRMAVGARSRDILAQFLVEALTLSLIGGGIGIAAGLAGSYGIAYFAEWRTLIQPGAILLAFSFAGAVGIFFGFYPAQKASRLDPIEALRYE from the coding sequence ATGAACGTCTGGGCGAGCGCGCGCATTGCCCTCAGAGCGCTCCGGGTGAACAAGCTCAGGAGCGTGCTCACCATGCTCGGGATCATCATCGGCGTGGGCGCGGTGATCACCATGGTGGCCGTGGGTGCCGGGGCCCAGGCGCGGGTCGGCGAGCAGATCCGGAGCCTCGGCTCCAACCTGATCATCATCCTCTCCGGGACCGTCACCTCGGGCGGCGTGCGCCTGGGCCACGGCACCCAGCTCACGATCACCGAGGACGACGCCTGGGCCATCCAGCGCGAGATCCCGAGCGTCCAGGCCGCCGCGCCGTCGATGCGCGGGACCGGCCAGGTCGTGTACGGGAACCTCAACTGGTCCACCATCGTCCAGGGGGTGACGCCGGAGTTCTTCGAGGCGCGCGAGTGGGGGCTCGTCACCGGCAAGCCCTTCACCCAGCAGGACGTGGACGGGGCCACCAAGGTGGCGCTCCTCGGTCAGACCGTCGCCCAAAACCTTTTCGGCGATTCCGATCCGCTCGATCAGGTGATCAGGATCCGGAAGGTCCCCTTCACCGTCGTGGGGATCCTCGAGCGCAAGGGGCAGAGCACGTGGGGTCAGGACCAGGACGACATCATCCTGATGCCGCTCTCCACCGCCAAGAAAAAGGTGATGGGGGTGAGCCAGGCCAACGCCCGCGCCGTGGGCGCCATCTCGATCAAGGTGCGTGACGGCAACGTCATGAAGGAGACCGAGCAGCAGATCCGGGACCTCCTCCGTCAGCGCCACCGCCTCCAGCCGTATCAGGACGACGACTTCTGGCTCCGCAACCTCTCCGAGGTCCTCCAGACCCAGGAGGAGTCCTCGCGCGTGCTGACCATGCTGCTGGCCGCGATCGCCTCGGTCTCGCTGATGGTCGGCGGGATCGGGATCATGAACATCATGCTGGTGTCCGTGACGGAACGGACCCGGGAGATCGGTCTCCGCATGGCGGTCGGCGCGCGGAGCCGCGACATCCTGGCCCAGTTCCTCGTCGAGGCGCTCACCCTGTCGCTGATCGGCGGGGGGATCGGCATCGCGGCCGGCCTGGCGGGCTCCTACGGCATCGCCTACTTCGCCGAGTGGCGCACGCTCATCCAGCCCGGCGCGATCCTCCTGGCCTTCAGCTTTGCCGGGGCGGTGGGAATCTTCTTCGGGTTCTACCCGGCCCAGAAGGCTTCACGCCTGGACCCCATCGAGGCCCTCAGGTATGAGTAA
- a CDS encoding cytochrome P460 family protein, with product MRRLSGLWLLLMTLAVPAAAQLPDDLAGYERWKVLRAGGLPTEGPHPGTKTVYVNPVGATAKPPFPAGTVIVKSGVKDGFVHLVALMRKLKGQYREADGWYFEEYLRARPTEPFRLAFGGPSGQALCVACHLGPRDADFVYSLKR from the coding sequence ATGCGGCGACTCAGCGGACTCTGGCTGCTGCTGATGACGCTGGCCGTCCCCGCCGCCGCGCAGCTCCCCGACGACCTGGCGGGCTACGAACGCTGGAAGGTCCTCCGCGCCGGTGGTCTCCCCACCGAAGGCCCCCACCCGGGCACGAAGACGGTGTACGTCAACCCGGTCGGCGCGACGGCGAAGCCGCCCTTCCCCGCCGGGACCGTGATCGTCAAATCCGGGGTCAAGGACGGGTTCGTCCACCTGGTGGCGCTCATGCGCAAGCTGAAGGGCCAGTATCGCGAGGCGGACGGGTGGTACTTCGAGGAGTATCTTCGGGCGCGGCCCACCGAGCCCTTCCGCTTGGCGTTCGGCGGCCCCTCCGGCCAGGCGCTCTGCGTCGCGTGCCACCTCGGGCCCAGGGACGCCGACTTCGTCTACTCGCTCAAACGCTGA
- a CDS encoding macro domain-containing protein encodes MGGGVAKAIRTKGGREIEREARAQAPIEIGTAVLTPARSLPCRYVLHAATMVQAAERSSAERVRQATLAALRLADQHELQRIAFPGMGTGVGRVPKADAARAMIETIRAFPGRHLKEVILIDRDQEMADAWQRALAEGQPRRQPVRTGGKETPQRPR; translated from the coding sequence ATGGGCGGGGGCGTCGCGAAGGCGATCAGGACGAAGGGCGGCCGGGAGATCGAGCGCGAGGCGCGGGCCCAGGCGCCGATCGAGATCGGAACCGCCGTCCTGACGCCGGCACGGAGTCTCCCCTGCCGCTATGTCCTCCACGCCGCCACGATGGTCCAGGCCGCCGAGCGCTCGAGCGCCGAGCGGGTTCGCCAAGCCACGCTCGCCGCCCTCCGCCTCGCCGACCAGCATGAGCTCCAGCGGATCGCGTTCCCGGGAATGGGAACCGGCGTGGGTCGGGTGCCCAAGGCCGACGCCGCCCGCGCGATGATCGAGACGATTCGCGCCTTCCCCGGCAGGCACCTGAAAGAGGTCATCCTGATTGACCGCGATCAGGAGATGGCCGACGCCTGGCAGCGCGCCCTCGCCGAAGGTCAGCCCCGGCGACAGCCCGTGCGCACCGGCGGGAAGGAAACCCCCCAGCGCCCGCGCTAA